Genomic segment of Zootoca vivipara chromosome 4, rZooViv1.1, whole genome shotgun sequence:
TTTAAACGTCTCTGGAAATTGGATCTAGTGCCTACATGCCAGGACTAAAATGCTGGTTTCTGAAACTATGAGAGTTGGCATCCATTAATCACACATCAGGGATTACCAACCCGGAACTTGAGGGCTCCACAGCCACCCTCTGAGGCCTTCTGTGGGGCCCTGTATGCTGGTTTGTGTGGTTGTGTTTATGTGAAATATGTGTGTCCGAGGATGACTGTGAACACATTATGTATATTTTTCTAGTACTGGGGAATTGCCCCTATTGGTAGACAGAAACAGTATTTCGGGTGCGGGGCAGGAGAAAACCAATATTGTGTTATCTCCACAGTCAGGACCAGCAAATAACAACTGACTTCCTACAGCAAGCGTGAGGTTGTCCAGGGTGTAGGGAGCAGCAATGACTGTCCTCTCCCTAAGGCAGTGCTATGCCACAGCCCCATGGCAGCCATGTTACGTTCTACCATGCTccccactgcagccattttgtgttatccCACAAGCtccatgacagccattttgtgacaggtGCCCAAAGCACTTCCTCAAAATTTGAAACTCGTGCAAAAAGGTTCGCAACTCGTGCATGAAGCAGATACTAAGTCCCTGTCAtggttttaaactttaaaaacaaacaaactcttttAGGTTACAGACATCAAAGGAGGTTTGATTGATCGATTGCTCTGTTTGTGCACCAAGCTGAAGTTtgatgagcctgaccaaactagtttaaccagggtttttttttgttagaaggaatcctttctttctttctaaaagagATAAACACATTTAAGCCTCTTGCATTCCACTGTGCTCACAGGGCAAGGAGCAGCTGAATGCAAGGACATGTTAGCGTTAGCTAGAATGCTTAGTGACCAGTCTGTACATTCTTAAGTGCAAACCATGGAAGCCCCATAGGAGAAAATGCATTAGCCCCACAGAGGTCAAGCAGAAGTATTTAAAATTCCAATACTCTGGGACTCAGCTTTATTTCAGTCAAATGCTTAAGCCTGCTTGGATAGATCCATGCGGTTGCCTTCTATGGAAACTTTAAACCACTCTAAAGTTTCATtctattatttaattaaaatttcattattattatttaataagtCCCCAAACTGGAATAAAGATAGTGAGTGTAGAGgcattttgggggagagggggtgagagagagagagagagatgggaggcagagggagagatggtaacagaaacaaaaagcaacttgttctgctttatattactgttgttgttgttgtttagtcgtgaccgactctttgtgaccccatggaccagagcacgccaggcactcctgtcttccactgcctcccgcagtttggtcaaactcatgttcgtagcttcaagaacactgtccaaccatctcatcctctgtcgtccccttctccttgtgccctcactctttcccagcatcagggtcttatccagggagtcttctcttctcataaggtggccaaagtattggagcctcagcttcaggatctgtccttccagtgagcactcagggctgatttccttaagaatggataggtttgatcttcttgcagtccatgggactctcaagagtctcctccagcaccataattcaaaagcatcaattcttcggcgatcagccttctttatggtccagctctcac
This window contains:
- the LOC132592011 gene encoding uncharacterized protein LOC132592011, with translation MAESEEELKNLLIRVKEESAKYGLKLNIKKTKIMATGPITSWQIEGEEMEAVRDFTFLGSMITADGDSSHEIKRRLLLGRKAITNLDSVLKSRDITLPTKVCIVKAMVFPVVMYGSESWTIKKADRRRIDAFELWCWRRLLRVPWTARRSNLSILKEISPECSLEGQILKLRLQYFGHLMRREDSLDKTLMLGKSEGTRRRGRQRMRWLDSVLEATNMSLTKLREAVEDRSAWRALVHGVTKSRSRLNNNNNSNIKQNKLLFVSVTISPSASHLSLSLSPPLPQNASTLTIFIPVWGLIK